A portion of the Salmo trutta chromosome 1, fSalTru1.1, whole genome shotgun sequence genome contains these proteins:
- the LOC115147209 gene encoding ras-related protein Rab-40C isoform X3, which yields MKTLYPPQRSDRKPRDTSGQGRFCTIFRSYSRGAQGILLVYDIANRWSFEGIDRWIREIDEHAPGVPRILVGNRLHLAFKRQVPTEQARAYAEKNGMTFFEVSPLCNFNVIESFTELSRIVLMRHGMEKFWKPNRVFTLQDLCCRAIVSCTPVHLIDKLPLPVAIKSHLKSFSMANGMNAVMMHGRSYSLANAAGGSKGNSLKRSKSIKPPQSPPQNCTRNNCKIS from the exons ATGAAGACTTTATACCCTCCTCAAAGATCAGACAGGAAACCAAG ggacaCGTCAGGACAGGGGAGGTTCTGCACCATCTTCAGGTCCTACTCCAGAGGGGCTCAG gggATCCTGCTGGTGTATGACATCGCAAACCGCTGGTCGTTCGAAGGCATCGACCGCTGGATACGAGAGATTGacgag CATGCCCCGGGTGTACCTCGTATCCTGGTCGGTAACCGGCTCCACCTGGCGTTCAAGCGTCAGGTTCCTACGGAGCAGGCCCGGGCGTACGCTGAGAAGAATGGCATGACCTTCTTTGAGGTCAGCCCACTCTGCAACTTCAACGTCATCGAGTCGTTCACAGAGCTGTCTCGCATCGTCCTGATGAGGCACGGCATGGAGAAGTTCTGGAAGCCCAACAGAG tCTTCACTCTCCAGGACCTGTGCTGCAGAGCGATTGTCTCCTGCACGCCTGTCCACCTGATTGACAAGCTGCCGTTGCCCGTGGCGATAAAGTCCCACCTCAAGTCCTTCTCTATGGCCAATGGGATGAACGCAGTGATGATGCACGGACGGTCCTATTCTCTGGCCAACGCGGCGGGCGGGTCTAAAGGGAACAGTCTGAAGCGTTCTAAATCTATCAAACCCCCCCAGAGCCCCCCACAGAACTGCACACGCAACAACTGTAAAATCTCCTAG
- the LOC115147209 gene encoding ras-related protein Rab-40C isoform X1: MLTLPNHHSDTHLPFVSPEPIKFQIHLLVILSSANQHTAFSLTSQTTGYSDMRCSLSGKITEPWVAYKVYYQQTPTLYLHNLMKTLYPPQRSDRKPRDTSGQGRFCTIFRSYSRGAQGILLVYDIANRWSFEGIDRWIREIDEHAPGVPRILVGNRLHLAFKRQVPTEQARAYAEKNGMTFFEVSPLCNFNVIESFTELSRIVLMRHGMEKFWKPNRVFTLQDLCCRAIVSCTPVHLIDKLPLPVAIKSHLKSFSMANGMNAVMMHGRSYSLANAAGGSKGNSLKRSKSIKPPQSPPQNCTRNNCKIS, translated from the exons TCTTATCCTCAGCTAATCAACATACAGCTTTCTCTCTCACCAGTCAGACTACAGGATACAGTGATATGAGATGTTCTCTTTCTGGAAAGATAACTGAACCGTGGGTGGCATATAAAG TTTACTACCAACAGACCCCAACGCTCTACCTGCACAATCTGATGAAGACTTTATACCCTCCTCAAAGATCAGACAGGAAACCAAG ggacaCGTCAGGACAGGGGAGGTTCTGCACCATCTTCAGGTCCTACTCCAGAGGGGCTCAG gggATCCTGCTGGTGTATGACATCGCAAACCGCTGGTCGTTCGAAGGCATCGACCGCTGGATACGAGAGATTGacgag CATGCCCCGGGTGTACCTCGTATCCTGGTCGGTAACCGGCTCCACCTGGCGTTCAAGCGTCAGGTTCCTACGGAGCAGGCCCGGGCGTACGCTGAGAAGAATGGCATGACCTTCTTTGAGGTCAGCCCACTCTGCAACTTCAACGTCATCGAGTCGTTCACAGAGCTGTCTCGCATCGTCCTGATGAGGCACGGCATGGAGAAGTTCTGGAAGCCCAACAGAG tCTTCACTCTCCAGGACCTGTGCTGCAGAGCGATTGTCTCCTGCACGCCTGTCCACCTGATTGACAAGCTGCCGTTGCCCGTGGCGATAAAGTCCCACCTCAAGTCCTTCTCTATGGCCAATGGGATGAACGCAGTGATGATGCACGGACGGTCCTATTCTCTGGCCAACGCGGCGGGCGGGTCTAAAGGGAACAGTCTGAAGCGTTCTAAATCTATCAAACCCCCCCAGAGCCCCCCACAGAACTGCACACGCAACAACTGTAAAATCTCCTAG